From the genome of Verrucomicrobiia bacterium, one region includes:
- a CDS encoding TlpA family protein disulfide reductase — translation MIAAKIFLSALGLTWLVAFNLAAGEFPDSWTWDSKAELRAKHAALEGQPMPSLEGLSQWLNGEVKASELKGKVVIVDFYATWCGPCMRAIPHNNELRKKYAGRGLVVIGVCTSSRGQDRFESNAKEYRIAYPVARDATRAVEKLWQVNYYPTYAVIDRKGILRAIGLQPNRVEAVVKKLLAESAE, via the coding sequence ATGATCGCAGCCAAAATTTTCTTGAGTGCCCTGGGACTGACGTGGCTCGTCGCGTTCAACCTCGCCGCCGGGGAATTTCCGGACAGTTGGACCTGGGACAGCAAGGCGGAACTACGCGCGAAACACGCCGCTCTCGAGGGGCAGCCGATGCCATCGCTGGAGGGTTTGAGTCAGTGGCTGAACGGCGAAGTCAAGGCGTCCGAGCTTAAAGGCAAGGTCGTGATTGTGGATTTTTACGCGACCTGGTGCGGGCCGTGCATGCGGGCCATTCCGCATAATAATGAGTTGCGCAAAAAGTACGCGGGACGCGGCCTGGTGGTGATTGGAGTGTGTACTTCGAGCCGCGGCCAGGACCGTTTCGAGAGCAACGCCAAGGAGTATCGGATCGCGTATCCCGTCGCTCGTGATGCCACCCGGGCCGTGGAGAAATTGTGGCAGGTCAACTACTATCCCACCTACGCGGTCATTGATCGAAAGGGAATCCTGCGCGCCATTGGTCTTCAGCCCAATCGCGTGGAAGCCGTCGTCAAAAAACTGCTCGCGGAATCCGCGGAATGA
- a CDS encoding ATP-binding cassette domain-containing protein, with the protein MIKVENLVKVFGTKHAVDGISFAVERGEVLGFLGPNGAGKSTTMRMITGFIAPTEGKVTVGGFDVVEQPLAAKRLMGYLPENAPAYTDMTVQGFLGFAAEIRGLHGEAKRKAVARAVDLCFLENVRHQSVETLSKGYRHRTCFAQSIIHDPDVLILDEPTDGLDPNQKHEIRMLIRKMGEKKAIIFSTHILEEVDAVCSRAVIIDRGRIVANGTPEQLRQKSEWAGAVTLRVVGQSESVIKDKLTQLRATKRVTILANGAHIKATAFPRTAGDGDFTREVIEATRGWQVEELHTEEGRLDEVFRSITMPDTKA; encoded by the coding sequence ATGATCAAAGTAGAGAATTTGGTGAAGGTCTTCGGCACGAAACACGCCGTGGACGGAATTTCTTTTGCGGTGGAACGCGGTGAGGTTTTGGGTTTCCTCGGGCCGAACGGCGCGGGCAAATCCACCACCATGCGGATGATTACCGGTTTCATCGCCCCCACCGAGGGGAAAGTAACCGTGGGCGGCTTTGACGTCGTTGAGCAACCGCTCGCCGCCAAGCGGTTGATGGGGTACCTGCCCGAAAACGCGCCGGCGTACACCGACATGACGGTGCAGGGCTTTCTCGGTTTCGCGGCGGAAATTCGCGGGCTGCACGGGGAAGCCAAGCGGAAGGCGGTCGCCCGCGCGGTGGATTTGTGTTTCCTCGAAAACGTGCGGCATCAAAGTGTCGAAACACTTTCCAAAGGTTATCGCCATCGCACTTGTTTCGCGCAATCCATCATCCACGATCCGGACGTGTTGATCCTGGACGAACCCACCGACGGTTTGGACCCGAATCAAAAGCACGAAATTCGCATGCTCATCCGCAAAATGGGCGAAAAGAAAGCCATCATCTTTTCCACGCACATCCTGGAGGAAGTGGACGCGGTATGTTCGCGCGCGGTCATCATTGATCGCGGGCGGATCGTGGCGAATGGCACGCCGGAACAACTGCGGCAAAAATCCGAGTGGGCCGGCGCGGTCACCTTGCGCGTGGTTGGACAATCCGAAAGCGTGATCAAAGACAAGCTGACGCAATTGCGCGCCACCAAGCGGGTCACCATTCTGGCCAACGGTGCGCACATCAAGGCCACCGCGTTTCCACGCACTGCGGGCGACGGCGATTTCACCCGCGAAGTCATCGAGGCGACGCGCGGCTGGCAGGTCGAGGAACTGCACACCGAGGAAGGTCGCCTGGATGAAGTATTCCGCAGCATCACCATGCCGGACACGAAGGCGTGA
- a CDS encoding ABC transporter permease — protein sequence MNSWGNIKTIAKRELVAYFMSPLAYVFIVIFLLLCGTFTFFFGYFYERGVAELGQSFFFWHPWFYLFLVPAVGMRLWAEERRVGTLELLMTMPITPWQAILGKFLASWLFLAIALALTFPLWITVNYLGNPDNGVIFAAYLGSWLMAGAYLAISCITSAMTRAQVVSFIVSLVVCALLLLVGTGGALEFFKNLFGVSIAEAISSFSFLTHFVGFSKGVIDSRDVLFFLSLIGFSLFTTSVILREHRH from the coding sequence ATGAACAGTTGGGGCAATATCAAAACCATCGCCAAACGCGAACTGGTCGCGTATTTCATGTCGCCGTTGGCGTACGTGTTCATCGTGATCTTTCTGCTGTTGTGCGGCACGTTCACGTTTTTCTTCGGCTACTTCTACGAACGCGGGGTGGCCGAGCTGGGCCAATCCTTCTTCTTCTGGCATCCGTGGTTTTATCTGTTCCTCGTGCCCGCGGTCGGAATGCGGCTCTGGGCGGAAGAACGCCGCGTCGGCACTTTGGAACTGCTGATGACCATGCCCATCACGCCGTGGCAGGCCATTCTCGGAAAATTCCTGGCCTCGTGGCTGTTCCTGGCCATTGCGCTGGCGTTGACGTTCCCGCTGTGGATCACGGTGAACTATCTCGGCAACCCGGACAACGGCGTCATCTTCGCCGCTTACCTCGGCAGTTGGTTGATGGCGGGCGCGTATCTCGCGATCAGTTGCATCACGTCGGCCATGACCCGCGCCCAGGTGGTGAGCTTCATTGTTTCGTTGGTGGTGTGCGCGTTGTTGCTGTTGGTCGGCACGGGCGGCGCGTTGGAGTTTTTCAAAAATCTGTTTGGCGTGAGCATCGCTGAAGCGATCAGCTCCTTCAGCTTTTTAACCCATTTCGTCGGCTTCTCGAAAGGCGTGATTGATTCGCGCGACGTGTTGTTCTTCCTCTCGCTCATCGGCTTCTCGCTCTTTACAACCAGCGTCATCCTGCGCGAGCACCGCCACTAG
- a CDS encoding Gldg family protein: protein MQKKSLQTFLFSVGGIIAMAVLLVMVNFLLAGARQRVDLTQEKAYTLSAGTRAILAKLETPVKIRFYYSQSAASTPQVAGIKTYAKQVEDLLTEYQQAAKGKIILEKYDPKPDSDAEDSARLDGVTAAQLPGGDPFYLGIAVSQLDAKETIPFCAPNREKLLEYDISRAITRVVHPEKPVIGVMSSLPVFGGSANPMMMQMGQRPQPAWALIGELRKDFTVKNVALTADHIDDDIKLLMVIHPKGITDETQFAIDQFVLRGGKLIAFLDANSLVDSRNQQNPMMGQMGGGGSTLDKLLKAWGITFEDKKVVADLNYKMVLGDSNDANAQRPTWLSLTREALNADDIITSQIDNIWYFSGGAFSGTPADGLQETVLLQSSPNSGLVEGFLANLSPESAMKDFKSGGKDLTLALKLTGKFKTAFPHGDPKESAEAHDGATNAPAAPLAPALKESQADTTVILIGDSDLVNDGFTIQDTPTPFGTMRRSLNANLNFTQNAVEQLTGDNNLIGVRSRASLNRPFEVVRKKEAEANQKFQGVVDELQKKAEAAQHRINELQAQKSDQDQRFIVSPEQQAEIAKLQKESVETDKKLRAVKKDLAREVDSLKTRLALWNIFAVPAGVVIGGIFLAVYKRKLTGAK from the coding sequence ATGCAAAAAAAATCTCTGCAAACATTTCTGTTCTCGGTCGGCGGTATCATTGCGATGGCGGTGCTGCTCGTCATGGTGAATTTCCTGCTGGCCGGCGCGCGCCAGCGCGTGGACTTGACCCAGGAAAAAGCTTACACGCTATCCGCCGGTACGCGCGCCATTCTCGCCAAACTCGAGACGCCGGTGAAAATCCGGTTTTACTACTCGCAAAGCGCCGCCAGCACGCCGCAGGTGGCCGGCATCAAAACCTACGCCAAGCAGGTTGAAGATTTGCTGACCGAATACCAACAGGCCGCCAAAGGCAAAATCATTCTGGAAAAATACGATCCCAAGCCGGATTCAGACGCGGAAGATTCCGCACGGCTGGACGGCGTGACGGCGGCGCAACTTCCGGGCGGCGATCCGTTCTACCTCGGCATCGCAGTGAGCCAGCTCGACGCCAAGGAGACCATCCCCTTCTGCGCGCCGAACCGCGAGAAGTTGCTCGAATACGATATTTCCCGCGCCATCACCCGCGTCGTGCATCCGGAAAAACCGGTGATCGGAGTGATGAGTTCGCTGCCCGTATTCGGCGGGAGCGCAAATCCGATGATGATGCAGATGGGCCAACGCCCGCAACCGGCTTGGGCGCTCATCGGTGAGTTGCGCAAGGATTTCACGGTCAAGAATGTGGCGCTGACCGCCGACCATATTGACGACGACATCAAGCTGCTCATGGTCATTCATCCCAAGGGGATCACGGACGAAACGCAATTCGCCATTGACCAGTTCGTGCTGCGCGGCGGCAAGCTGATCGCCTTCCTCGACGCCAATTCGCTGGTGGACAGTCGCAATCAACAAAACCCGATGATGGGCCAGATGGGCGGTGGCGGTTCGACGTTGGACAAGCTGCTCAAGGCCTGGGGCATTACGTTTGAAGACAAGAAAGTGGTGGCCGATTTGAACTACAAAATGGTGCTGGGCGATAGCAACGACGCCAATGCGCAACGCCCCACTTGGTTGTCGCTGACGCGCGAAGCGCTGAACGCGGATGACATCATCACCAGCCAGATTGACAACATCTGGTACTTCTCCGGCGGCGCGTTCTCCGGCACTCCCGCCGATGGGCTTCAGGAAACCGTTCTGCTCCAGAGCAGCCCCAATTCCGGACTGGTCGAAGGCTTCCTCGCCAATCTCTCGCCCGAAAGCGCGATGAAAGATTTCAAATCCGGCGGCAAGGATTTAACCCTGGCGCTCAAATTGACGGGCAAATTCAAAACCGCTTTTCCCCATGGCGACCCGAAGGAAAGCGCGGAGGCGCATGACGGCGCCACCAACGCGCCGGCCGCGCCGCTAGCGCCCGCCCTCAAGGAATCCCAGGCGGATACGACGGTTATTCTGATTGGCGATTCGGACCTGGTGAATGACGGCTTCACCATCCAAGACACGCCCACGCCCTTCGGCACGATGCGCCGGTCGCTCAACGCCAATTTGAATTTCACACAAAACGCGGTGGAACAATTAACGGGCGATAACAACCTCATCGGCGTGCGCAGCCGCGCCTCCTTGAACCGGCCGTTCGAGGTCGTGCGCAAAAAGGAAGCGGAGGCGAACCAGAAATTCCAGGGCGTCGTGGACGAACTTCAGAAAAAAGCGGAAGCGGCGCAGCACCGCATCAACGAGTTGCAGGCGCAGAAATCCGATCAAGATCAGCGCTTCATCGTTTCGCCGGAGCAGCAGGCGGAAATCGCCAAACTGCAAAAGGAAAGCGTGGAGACGGACAAAAAATTGCGCGCGGTCAAAAAAGACCTGGCGCGGGAAGTGGATTCGCTCAAGACCCGACTGGCACTCTGGAACATTTTTGCCGTGCCCGCCGGGGTCGTGATCGGCGGCATCTTTTTGGCGGTGTATAAACGGAAATTGACGGGCGCAAAATGA